TTCGGCACCCTGCGCCAGAACCTGATGCTCGGGCACCCGAACGCCACCGATGCTGAACTGTTGCAGGCGCTGCGCATCAGCGGCGCGCTCTCCATGGTGCAGCATGACGCCGCAAGCCTAGACCGGCTGATTAACGAAGGCGGGCGCGGGCTCTCCGGTGGGCAGCGCCAGATGGTGCTGCTGAGCCGTCTGCTGGTGCGTAATCCGCAGATTGTGCTGCTTGATGAGCCGACCGCATCGATGGACGAACAGCTGGAAAGCTACGTTATCCGCCAGCTTCACCAGTGGCTGACCGGCCGCACGCTGGTGCTGGTGACGCACCGCCCGGCGCTGTTGTCGCTGGTTGACCGCGTGGTGGTGATGGAAAACGGCAAAGTGGTGGCGGACGGCCCGCGCGACGCGATTTTGCAGACGGCGCAGCGCAACAGCAATGTCGCCTCGGTGGCGTAAGGAGCATTGATGAGCCAATTAACGATGCAGGAAGAGCTGGCGCGCCAGGGGCGGTTTTATTCGTCGGTTATCTGGCTGACGCTGGCGGCGCTGGTGCTGTTTTTCGTCTGGGCGTGGTTTGCCACGCTCGATGAAGTGACGGTCGGTACCGGCAAAATCACGCCGTCGAGCCGCGCGCAGGTGATTGAGAGCCTGGACGGGGGCATAGTTAACGCGCTGATGGTGCATGAGGGCGACGTGGTGGAGCGCGGGCAGATGCTGGCGCGGCTCGACCCGACGCGGTTTCAGTCAAACTACGGCGAGGCGGCGGCGAGAGCGCGGGCGCTGCGCGCGTCCAGCGAGCGGCTGCGCTCGGAACTGACCGGTGAGCCGCTTCAGTTTAGCGAGGAATCAATGCGCGAACCGGCGCTGGTGGCCCGCGAACGCCAGCTTTATGAATCGCGCCGTCGTAATCTCAACGAGACGCTGGAGAACCTGCAAAAAACCTACAATCTGGTGATGGCGGAGCTGCGCATGACCCAGCCGCTGGTGGCGAAGGGGGCTGCCAGCGAAGTGGAGGTTATTCGTCTGCAACGTCAGGCCGCGGAGCTGAAAGGCAAAATGGACGATGCGCGTAACCAGTTCGCGGTGCGCGCGCGTGAAGAGCAGGTGAAGAATAATGCCGATCTCGACGCGCAGTTGCAGGTGATGGCGGGCAAGGCGGATCAACTCGATCGCGCTACGCTGTTTTCGCCGGTGCGCGGGGTGGTGAAAGATATCCAGGTGACGACGGTGGGCGGCGTGCTCCAGCCCGGCGGCAAGCTGATGGAGATTGTGCCGCTGGAAGATCAACTGCTGGTAGAAACATGCATCAACCCGCGCGATATCGCTTATATCCGGCCGGGATTACCCGCGACGGTGAAGATCACGGCATACGATTCATCTATCTATGGCGATCTGAAAGGCGAGGTGGAGATGGTCTCGCCCGATACGCTTCAGGATGAGGTAAAGCGCGATCAGTTTTATTACCGCGTGTATGTGCGCACCAAAAGCGCCGAGCTTAAGAACCGCAACGGCAAGCGTTTCCCGATCCTGCCGGGGATGGTCGCGAATGTGGAGATCAAAACCGGGCAGAAAACGGTGCTCGATTATTTGATTAAGCCGCTTAATAAGGTGAAAGAGGCGTTAAGGGAGCGTTAGGTTGGCGGCCTGATAGTGAGGTGCAGGTGCGCTATTGAGATGGCGGGTGCGCTGCGCTTACCCGCCCTACACGCGTATATAGTGTCATCTTGTAGGGTGGGTAAGCGAAGCGCACCCACCGCGCCCATAAAAAAACCGGCATCCGCCGGTTTTTTTGTCGCCAGGCTTAACGCCCCGCGTTTTTCATAATGCGTGCTTTATCAAGCTGCCATTCGCGCTCTTTCAGGTCGGAGCGCTTATCATGCTGCTTCTTACCTTTCGCCACGCCGATTTTGACTTTGCACCACGCGTTCTTCCAGTACAGCGTCAGCGCCACCACGGTATAACCATCGCGGTTAATGCGGCCATACAGATTATCCAGCTCGCGCTGGTTAAGCAGCAGCTTACGCGTGCGGGTCGGGTCGCAAACCACGTGCGTGGACGCCACGTTCAGCGGCTGGAAGTTGGCACCGAACAGATACGCCTCGCCGTCTTTGAGGATAACGTAACTGTCGCCGATGTTGGCTTTCCCCGCGCGCAGGGATTTAACTTCCCAGCCCTGAAGGGCCAGGCCTGCTTCAAATTCTTCTTCGATGAAGTACTCATGGCGGGCGCGCTTGTTGAGCGCAATGGTGGCTGAGCCAGGTTTGTGTGCTTTTTTCTTGGTCATAGTGCCGCTCAGTATAGGTAATCCGGTCGTAAAACGCACCCCTTTCCCGGGGTGGAAAAGGGTTATCTTAGCATGTCTGCCGGCGAGTTTTTGTTTAATGGATGATAAATGTTATTATTTCTAAGTCGTATGACTCACAGGAAATACTATGCCCCAGATTAGTCGTACTGCCCTGGTGCCTTACAGCGCTGAGCAGATGTATAAGTTAGTGAACGATGTAAAATCCTACCCGGAGTTTCTGCCAGGCTGCGTGGGAAGCCGCGTGCTGGAATCGTCGCCGGGCCAGATGACGGCCGCGGTGGAAGTATCGAAAGCCGGCATCAGCAAAACGTTCACCACCCGCAATACGCTGATCAGCAATCAGAGCATTTTGATGCATCTGGTCGATGGCCCTTTCAAAAAACTGATGGGCGGCTGGAAATTTACGCCACTGACCGAAGACGCCTGCCAGATTGAATTCAATCTCGATTTTGAATTCACCAATAAGCTCATCGAACTCGCGTTTGGCCGGGTCTTTAAAGAGCTTGCGTCCAGCATGGTGCAGGCGTTCTCGCAGCGCGCCAAAGAGGTTTACAGTGCCGGGTGAGATTCAGGTGGAAGTGGCGTATGCCCTGCCCGAAAAACAGTACCTGCGTAAGGTCAAACTGCCCGAAGGCGCGTCGGTGGAAGAGGCGATTATCGCCTCCGGCCTGCTGGAGCTGCGTAAAGACATCGATCTGAAGAAGAATAAGGTCGGGATCTACAGCCGTCCGGTTAAGCTTGCTGATACGTTAAATGACGGCGATCGTGTGGAGATTTACCGCCCGCTGATTGCCGACCCGAAAGAGCTGCGCCGCCAGCGTGCCGAACGCGCGGCAAAAAAGTAAGCGGCGAGCCTCGCAACGCATTACTCAATGTCGCCGTCTGGCTCACGCCATAAAGCGGCCAATAAAAAAGGTGCCTGAGGCACCTTTTTCGTTTCAGCATCCGCTGCGATTAACGCTTCGCGTCGAGCTTCGGCTTGTTATCCATATTGGTCAACACACCGTTGCTGTTGAAGGTCAGCGTCAGCGTCTGCTGCGTGACATCTTCGTGACCCGGCTGCTGGCGGAAAACGTAGAACCATGTATTGCTGCCGAACGGGTCCGTCATCATCGGCGTGCCCAGCGCGTAAGCAACCTGCTGTTGCGTCATGCCAATACGGACTTTAGCAATGTCGGTAGACGTCAGGTAATTACCCTGGTTTATGTCGGGGCGGTAAACCACTCGCTCCAGAGTAGAACAGCCTGCGGTCAACATGAGAAGGACCGCTGCGGCAGCAGTCAGCGTTTTACAGCGCATAGTGATTAGATTCCTTTTCGGGCCCGAGCAACACGCGGCTCATACATAATTAGCCGATGATAATAAACCTTCAGTCAGTTTAAAACCTTAAGGCGCTTCACTATGACCGTAGCGGAGGAAAAAAGTTAGCGCAAAAAGCGATTAAAGCACGCCACGCGCTTTTGTTGATGCTTTTCTGAGCGAAAACGCGGGGCGCAAAGCCCCGCCTGGGAGAAATTATGCTGCCAGCAGCTCTTTAGCGTTCGCCAGCGTATTGCGCGTCACTTCGCTGCCGCCCAGCAGACGGGCCAGCTCCTGCAGGCGCGCTTTTTTATCCAGCGGCTGCATATGGGTTTCGGTCATCGCGCCATCGGTCTCTTTGCTGACAAAGAAGTGGTGATGCCCGCAGCCCGCGACCTGCGGCAGGTGGGTAACGCACATCACCTGAGTGGATTCGCCCAGCTGGCGCAGCAGTTTACCCACCACGGCGGCGGTCGGGCCGCTGATACCCACGTCCACTTCATCGAAAATCAGCGCCGGGGTTTCCATCTTACGGGCGGTGATCACCTGAATCGCCAGCGCGATACGAGAAAGCTCGCCGCCGGAGGCCACTTTCGCAAGCGGCTGCAACGGCTGGCCTGGGTTCGTGGAGACGCGGAAATCGATGCGATCCGCGCCTTCCGCTGTCAGGTGATGCTCTTCAAACAGCACGTCGATGGTGAACTGGCCGTGCGGCATCGACAGCGAATGCATACTGTCGGTAATAAGCTGCGTCAGTTCGCGCGCATACACTACGCGACTTTCATGCAGCGCGTGCGCTACCGCCAGCGCCTGCTGGTGATGTTTGTTGACCGCCAGAGTCAACGTTTCCAGGCAATCGGCCTGGTCGTCCAGGAGCTGTTGCTCTTCAAGCAGCTTCTGGTGGAACGCGGGCAGCTCTTCCGGGGCGATATGGTGCTTGCGCGCAAGCGTGATTTGACGGGAGATGCGCTGTTCCAGCTCATACAGACGGTTCGGGTCGAGATCCAGGCGTTCGCAGTAGTGACGCAGTTCGTCGCTGGCTTCGCTCAGCTGGATGGCGGCCTCTTCAAGCATATTCAGCACGCCCGAGAGTTTGTCATCCATGCCGACGAGATCGGTCACCAGATTGCGTGCGCTGTAGAGCTGGCTTTGCAGATTGGCATCTTCCGCGTCGGCCAGCAGGTTTAACGCCTGCTGGCTGGTAGAAAGCAGCTGCCCGCTATTGGCTAAGCGTTTGTACTCTTCATCGATTTGCTCGAACTCGCCCGGCTGCGGGTTGAATTCGTTAAGCTCTTTTAACTGGTAGTGCAGCAGCTCGGCGCGCGCGGCGCGCTCCTGGCTTTGCTGCTGATGCAGGGCGAGATCGCGACAGCTTTGATGCCACTGGCGGTAGCTCTGCGCCATCTGTGCCATCAACTCGCCTTCGCCCGCATAGCCATCCAGCAGGCGTTTCTGATGCTCGGGTTTAAGCAGAAGCTGGTGGGCGTGCTGACCGTGGATTTGAATCAGCAACTGGCCGAGTTCTCGCAGTTGTGAGAGCGGCACAGCGGTACCGTTGATAAAGCCGCGCGAGCGGCCATCGCTGCTGATAACGCGGCGCAGCAGACACTCGCTGCCATCTTCAAGCTGGTTTTCTTCCAGCCAGCGCAGCGCGGCGGGCGTGTCTTTCAATGCAAAGCGGGCGCAGAGATCCGCGCGGCTGGCACCGGCGCGCACCATATCGCCCTCCGCGCGGCCACCCAGGCACAAACCCAGCGCATCGATCGCAATGGATTTACCGGCGCCGGTTTCGCCGGTGATGGCGGTCATCCCGGCGTTAAAGTCGATTTCCAGTTCACGAACAATAGCGAAATTACTGATGGTTAATTGTGCCAGCATAGCCGCCTTCCTGTATAAACTCACAGAGCTGTAATTGCATACAGTATAAACTGGTTTTATATACAGTAAAGTGGCTGATGCCGGTTTCAGAATAATTTTTTTGACCAGCCGAGTTTTGAGCTTAACGTGTTGAAATAGCTGTAATCCTTCGGGTGAATGAGGTTCAGCGGGTAGTCGCAGCGGCGTATAAACACATCTTCGCCTTCCTGGATAGGCAGCGCTATCTGGCTGTCGCAGCTGATTTCGAGATCGCTGCGCATGTTGGAAAAACGCAGGCGAATGGTGCTGCTGCTGTTAATCACCAGCGGACGTGCCGAGAGCGTATGCGGGAACATGGGCACCAGCGTGATGGCATCGAGCGACGGCGTGAGAATCGGGCCGCCTGCCGAGAGCGAATAGGCGGTGGAGCCGGTCGGCGTTGAGATAATCAGGCCGTCAGAGCGCTGAGAGAAGGCGAATTTTTCATCAATATAGACTTCAAATTCAATCATGTGCGCTACTTTTCCGGGGTGTAAAACCACTTCATTAATGGCGGTGCTGATGCGCTTCTGGCAATTTTTCTGGCAGACCTGCGCCTCCAGTAAAAAGCGTTGCTCGCGGATGTAATGACCTTCAAGCACGTCCGCCAGCTGCTGCTGGGCGTTGTCCGGGTCGAGATCGGTGAGGAAACCGAGATTACCGCGGTTGATGCCGATGACGCTGATATCGTAGCGCGCCAGAACGCGCGCGGCGCCGAGCATATTGCCGTCCCCGCCGACCACGACCGCCAGATCCGCCTGCTGGCCGATTTCCGCCAGCGTCCCGGTGCGGGCATCCGTGAGTTTTAACTCCTCGGCTATCTGCTGCTCGATAATGACGTCGTAGCCGCAATCTAAGAGCCAGCGCCAGAGCATTTCATGCGTCGTCAGCGCGG
This sequence is a window from Cronobacter sakazakii. Protein-coding genes within it:
- the bamE gene encoding outer membrane protein assembly factor BamE; the encoded protein is MRCKTLTAAAAVLLMLTAGCSTLERVVYRPDINQGNYLTSTDIAKVRIGMTQQQVAYALGTPMMTDPFGSNTWFYVFRQQPGHEDVTQQTLTLTFNSNGVLTNMDNKPKLDAKR
- a CDS encoding HlyD family efflux transporter periplasmic adaptor subunit, yielding MSQLTMQEELARQGRFYSSVIWLTLAALVLFFVWAWFATLDEVTVGTGKITPSSRAQVIESLDGGIVNALMVHEGDVVERGQMLARLDPTRFQSNYGEAAARARALRASSERLRSELTGEPLQFSEESMREPALVARERQLYESRRRNLNETLENLQKTYNLVMAELRMTQPLVAKGAASEVEVIRLQRQAAELKGKMDDARNQFAVRAREEQVKNNADLDAQLQVMAGKADQLDRATLFSPVRGVVKDIQVTTVGGVLQPGGKLMEIVPLEDQLLVETCINPRDIAYIRPGLPATVKITAYDSSIYGDLKGEVEMVSPDTLQDEVKRDQFYYRVYVRTKSAELKNRNGKRFPILPGMVANVEIKTGQKTVLDYLIKPLNKVKEALRER
- the recN gene encoding DNA repair protein RecN, coding for MLAQLTISNFAIVRELEIDFNAGMTAITGETGAGKSIAIDALGLCLGGRAEGDMVRAGASRADLCARFALKDTPAALRWLEENQLEDGSECLLRRVISSDGRSRGFINGTAVPLSQLRELGQLLIQIHGQHAHQLLLKPEHQKRLLDGYAGEGELMAQMAQSYRQWHQSCRDLALHQQQSQERAARAELLHYQLKELNEFNPQPGEFEQIDEEYKRLANSGQLLSTSQQALNLLADAEDANLQSQLYSARNLVTDLVGMDDKLSGVLNMLEEAAIQLSEASDELRHYCERLDLDPNRLYELEQRISRQITLARKHHIAPEELPAFHQKLLEEQQLLDDQADCLETLTLAVNKHHQQALAVAHALHESRVVYARELTQLITDSMHSLSMPHGQFTIDVLFEEHHLTAEGADRIDFRVSTNPGQPLQPLAKVASGGELSRIALAIQVITARKMETPALIFDEVDVGISGPTAAVVGKLLRQLGESTQVMCVTHLPQVAGCGHHHFFVSKETDGAMTETHMQPLDKKARLQELARLLGGSEVTRNTLANAKELLAA
- a CDS encoding type II toxin-antitoxin system RatA family toxin; the protein is MPQISRTALVPYSAEQMYKLVNDVKSYPEFLPGCVGSRVLESSPGQMTAAVEVSKAGISKTFTTRNTLISNQSILMHLVDGPFKKLMGGWKFTPLTEDACQIEFNLDFEFTNKLIELAFGRVFKELASSMVQAFSQRAKEVYSAG
- a CDS encoding RnfH family protein, whose product is MPGEIQVEVAYALPEKQYLRKVKLPEGASVEEAIIASGLLELRKDIDLKKNKVGIYSRPVKLADTLNDGDRVEIYRPLIADPKELRRQRAERAAKK
- the nadK gene encoding NAD(+) kinase — its product is MNNHFNCIGIVGHPRHPTALTTHEMLWRWLLDCGYDVIIEQQIAEELKLTDARTGTLAEIGQQADLAVVVGGDGNMLGAARVLARYDISVIGINRGNLGFLTDLDPDNAQQQLADVLEGHYIREQRFLLEAQVCQKNCQKRISTAINEVVLHPGKVAHMIEFEVYIDEKFAFSQRSDGLIISTPTGSTAYSLSAGGPILTPSLDAITLVPMFPHTLSARPLVINSSSTIRLRFSNMRSDLEISCDSQIALPIQEGEDVFIRRCDYPLNLIHPKDYSYFNTLSSKLGWSKKLF
- the smpB gene encoding SsrA-binding protein SmpB; amino-acid sequence: MTKKKAHKPGSATIALNKRARHEYFIEEEFEAGLALQGWEVKSLRAGKANIGDSYVILKDGEAYLFGANFQPLNVASTHVVCDPTRTRKLLLNQRELDNLYGRINRDGYTVVALTLYWKNAWCKVKIGVAKGKKQHDKRSDLKEREWQLDKARIMKNAGR